From the Oleiharenicola lentus genome, one window contains:
- the trpA gene encoding tryptophan synthase subunit alpha, whose translation MDRIAASFARARQEKRAAFVAYLCAGDPDFETSLAACRAVIAAGTDVLEIGVPFSDPLADGLTNQLAAQRALDGGMTAARVFDLVRKIRETSQVPIVFYTYYNLVFSNGVEAYVRAAKEAGVDGMLTLDLPPEEAADVQAACRKHDLKTVFIVAPTTPASRLPVIGAAATGFIYYVSREGVTGVRDQIATNIPEAVAAIKKHTALPVVVGFGISTREQVRQVAQSADGVVVGSALVNVIKAGLADRAAIAPKLQAVATDLVAGTR comes from the coding sequence ATGGACCGCATCGCCGCCAGCTTCGCCCGTGCCCGCCAGGAAAAACGCGCCGCCTTCGTCGCCTACCTGTGCGCCGGCGACCCTGATTTCGAGACCTCGCTCGCGGCCTGCCGCGCCGTGATTGCGGCCGGGACCGACGTGCTGGAAATCGGCGTGCCGTTCTCCGATCCGCTGGCCGACGGCCTCACCAACCAGCTGGCCGCCCAGCGGGCCCTCGATGGCGGCATGACCGCCGCCCGGGTCTTCGACCTGGTGCGCAAGATTCGCGAGACCAGCCAGGTGCCGATCGTTTTCTACACCTACTACAACCTCGTGTTCTCCAATGGCGTCGAAGCCTATGTGCGGGCGGCCAAGGAGGCCGGCGTGGACGGTATGCTCACGCTCGACCTGCCACCCGAGGAGGCGGCCGACGTGCAGGCCGCCTGCCGGAAACACGACCTCAAGACCGTGTTCATCGTGGCGCCCACCACGCCCGCTTCGCGCCTGCCCGTGATCGGGGCCGCGGCCACGGGTTTCATCTACTACGTCTCTCGCGAAGGCGTGACCGGCGTGCGCGACCAGATCGCCACCAACATCCCCGAGGCGGTCGCGGCCATCAAGAAGCACACCGCGCTGCCCGTCGTCGTCGGTTTCGGCATCTCCACCCGCGAACAGGTGCGGCAGGTCGCGCAGAGCGCCGACGGCGTCGTCGTCGGCAGCGCGCTGGTCAACGTCATCAAGGCCGGCCTCGCCGACCGCGCCGCCATCGCGCCGAAACTTCAGGCCGTCGCCACGGACCTGGTTGCGGGCACGCGTTGA
- a CDS encoding inorganic phosphate transporter has product MTIFLIVLTAALVFEYINGFHDAANAIATVVSTKVLTPRQAIWLAAFFNLIGALAGTAVATTIGKGLVDTNVITMATIFSALVGAIIWNLITWWLGLPSSSSHALIGGLCGAALASADGDWSVLTWDAVDAKGKAIGLWPKVVGPMFTSPVIGFFGGALLMFILLIFIKKLTPRVVNGVFGKLQLVSAAWMGFSHGTNDAQKTMGIIALALFTGTSSGAFNDLPAWAHFLNTPEFTVDRWVMITCALVMAAGTAAGGWRIIRTMGHKMVKLQPVHGFAAETTAAVVIQTASHWGIPLSTTHAISTSIMGVGAMKRFGAVKWGIVERIIWAWVLTLPVCGLIGFLTEMVCRHFGMK; this is encoded by the coding sequence ATGACCATTTTCCTGATCGTCCTCACTGCCGCGCTGGTCTTCGAGTATATCAACGGCTTTCACGACGCGGCCAACGCCATCGCCACCGTCGTCTCGACCAAGGTCCTGACCCCGCGCCAGGCCATCTGGCTCGCGGCCTTCTTCAACCTCATCGGCGCGCTCGCCGGCACCGCCGTCGCCACCACCATCGGCAAGGGGCTCGTGGACACCAACGTCATCACGATGGCCACGATCTTCTCGGCCCTGGTCGGCGCCATCATCTGGAACCTCATCACCTGGTGGCTCGGCCTGCCGTCCAGCTCCAGCCACGCCCTCATCGGCGGCCTCTGCGGCGCGGCCCTCGCCTCCGCCGACGGCGACTGGAGCGTGCTCACCTGGGACGCCGTGGACGCCAAGGGCAAGGCGATCGGCCTCTGGCCCAAGGTCGTGGGCCCGATGTTCACCTCCCCCGTCATCGGCTTCTTCGGCGGCGCGCTGCTGATGTTCATCCTGCTGATCTTCATCAAAAAACTCACCCCGCGCGTCGTGAACGGCGTGTTCGGCAAGCTCCAGCTCGTGAGCGCCGCGTGGATGGGCTTCAGCCACGGCACCAACGACGCGCAAAAGACGATGGGCATCATCGCGCTCGCCCTGTTCACCGGCACGAGCAGCGGCGCCTTCAACGACCTGCCCGCCTGGGCGCATTTCCTCAACACGCCGGAATTCACGGTGGATCGCTGGGTCATGATCACCTGCGCCCTCGTGATGGCCGCCGGTACGGCCGCGGGCGGCTGGCGCATCATTCGCACCATGGGCCACAAGATGGTGAAGCTGCAGCCGGTCCACGGCTTCGCCGCCGAAACCACCGCCGCCGTCGTGATCCAGACCGCCTCACACTGGGGCATCCCGCTCTCCACCACCCACGCCATCTCCACCTCCATCATGGGCGTCGGTGCCATGAAACGCTTCGGCGCCGTCAAGTGGGGCATCGTCGAGCGCATCATCTGGGCCTGGGTCCTCACCCTCCCCGTCTGCGGCCTCATCGGCTTCCTGACCGAAATGGTCTGCCGGCACTTTGGAATGAAATAG
- a CDS encoding DUF47 domain-containing protein: protein MISFKKLLGKEEKFYDLLEASADEAKASTALLARILGQDSQVTATSIHDIIQSRRKDKRITQQITEELCKTFVTPLEREDIEALSLALYKIPKTVEKIVERLTICPARVPRESLQKQVVLLEQAIDCVVAMVRQLRKGTQIERIQDHQSKLQFAEGEADKVMLALVKDLYNGPHDAKDVVILMELYDLVEAAIDRARDAGQVVFMIMLKYS, encoded by the coding sequence ATGATTTCGTTCAAGAAGCTCCTGGGCAAAGAAGAGAAGTTCTACGATCTGCTGGAGGCCAGCGCCGACGAGGCCAAGGCCAGCACCGCCCTCCTCGCCCGGATTCTGGGTCAGGACAGCCAGGTCACCGCCACCAGCATCCACGATATCATCCAGTCGCGCCGCAAGGACAAGCGCATCACCCAGCAGATCACCGAGGAGCTCTGCAAGACCTTCGTCACGCCGCTGGAGCGCGAGGACATCGAGGCGCTTTCCCTCGCCCTCTACAAGATTCCCAAGACGGTCGAGAAGATCGTCGAGCGCCTGACCATCTGCCCCGCTCGCGTCCCGCGCGAGAGCCTGCAGAAGCAGGTCGTCCTCCTCGAACAGGCCATCGACTGCGTGGTCGCCATGGTGCGCCAGCTTCGCAAGGGCACGCAGATCGAGCGCATCCAGGACCACCAGTCCAAGCTCCAGTTCGCCGAGGGCGAGGCCGACAAGGTGATGCTCGCGCTCGTCAAGGACCTCTACAACGGGCCGCACGACGCCAAGGACGTCGTCATCCTCATGGAACTCTACGATCTCGTCGAAGCCGCCATCGACCGCGCCCGCGACGCCGGCCAAGTGGTCTTCATGATCATGCTGAAATATTCCTGA
- a CDS encoding endonuclease/exonuclease/phosphatase family protein, whose translation MARLRLLTFNIAHARGPTPIHQSLRRISALQNNLRKIARLIERLKVDIVALQEVDENSRWAGSFDHLAYLQRHTGLAYAVHGVTNRRGGRYHLNYGNALLTRFPIHHHETVPFGRGTLGEKGFLFAEIDSPHGRLPLVNIHLNHNSRPKRLQQIAHLIRHVGELRQQRAPQWGLPPLFCGDFNTPSHLPDATATLLGWLEQSNNYTLLPKTGKTFPSAWPARALDYIFLPQECREPRAKIVRSLLSDHQPVLVEFGTG comes from the coding sequence ATGGCCCGCTTGCGTTTGCTGACTTTCAACATCGCCCATGCGCGCGGGCCGACGCCGATCCATCAGAGCCTGCGCAGGATCTCGGCCCTGCAAAACAACCTCCGCAAGATCGCCCGGCTCATCGAGCGGCTGAAGGTGGATATCGTGGCTTTGCAGGAGGTGGACGAGAACTCGCGTTGGGCCGGAAGTTTTGACCATCTGGCCTACCTGCAGCGGCACACGGGGCTGGCCTATGCCGTGCATGGTGTGACCAACCGCCGCGGCGGGCGCTACCATCTGAACTACGGCAACGCCCTGCTCACCCGCTTTCCCATCCATCATCACGAGACCGTGCCCTTCGGCCGGGGCACGCTGGGGGAAAAAGGTTTCCTCTTCGCCGAGATCGACAGCCCGCACGGGCGGCTGCCGCTGGTGAACATCCACCTCAACCACAACTCCCGCCCCAAGCGCCTGCAGCAGATCGCGCACCTCATCCGCCATGTCGGGGAGTTGCGGCAGCAGCGCGCTCCGCAGTGGGGCCTCCCGCCGCTCTTTTGCGGCGACTTCAACACGCCCTCGCACCTGCCCGATGCCACCGCGACGCTGCTCGGCTGGCTGGAGCAGTCCAACAACTACACACTGCTGCCGAAGACGGGGAAGACGTTTCCATCGGCGTGGCCGGCGCGGGCCCTGGACTACATCTTCCTGCCGCAGGAGTGCCGGGAGCCACGCGCCAAGATCGTGCGCAGCCTGCTCTCCGACCACCAGCCCGTGCTGGTGGAGTTTGGCACCGGGTGA